Proteins from a genomic interval of Lactococcus protaetiae:
- a CDS encoding CPBP family intramembrane glutamic endopeptidase, which translates to MKKIMSILVVDLLYLTAFHFIIDFLQLGEMIKHFGAYSIAAQIFLEEIPIIALMLLLNHFIWKQKVIFKKYPLGKGLGVSFYTILMFCVAIGAGIYRQVGVGVFIALFVGAISIGLAEEFVFRGLILGHLISKGKSLLFSMIVSSILFACLHLVNIFHQPLLNTFLQVLYVFPLGMFLAAIYIKTNNLMFAIFLHAMQDFAALVFTGGVSSQVTSLSAVLMDYALYLTLTLIILYADSQQIARFKAFLKNIPAQLGERSLPTLAKNKMFRSVSLVVVLVFGIIANFWYVFAITSNVQQALAAGETQPGATPGNLAMGFTIFLSILFYLVVMTFFDYKKSNFCWLLIPVVGGPVFVIIALTKNVRPKFEQKIKRGNQQMIR; encoded by the coding sequence ATGAAGAAAATAATGAGTATTTTAGTTGTGGATCTTCTTTATCTTACAGCTTTCCATTTTATCATTGATTTTTTACAGCTTGGAGAGATGATAAAACATTTTGGAGCTTATAGTATAGCTGCTCAGATTTTTCTGGAAGAAATTCCAATTATTGCTCTCATGCTTTTGCTTAATCATTTTATTTGGAAGCAAAAAGTCATTTTCAAAAAATATCCTTTAGGAAAAGGACTAGGCGTTTCTTTTTATACGATTTTAATGTTTTGTGTAGCGATTGGTGCGGGAATATACCGTCAAGTTGGGGTAGGTGTTTTTATTGCATTATTTGTAGGAGCAATTTCCATTGGGTTAGCAGAGGAATTTGTCTTTCGTGGTCTTATTTTGGGACACTTGATTTCTAAAGGAAAGTCACTCTTATTTTCCATGATTGTATCTTCTATTCTATTTGCTTGCTTGCATTTGGTCAACATTTTTCATCAACCACTTTTAAACACATTTTTACAGGTGCTCTATGTTTTTCCTTTAGGAATGTTTTTGGCAGCAATTTATATTAAAACAAATAATCTGATGTTTGCAATCTTTCTTCATGCTATGCAAGATTTTGCGGCATTAGTTTTTACGGGTGGAGTAAGTTCGCAAGTAACCTCATTAAGTGCTGTCTTGATGGACTATGCCCTGTATTTAACCCTTACTTTAATTATTTTATATGCAGATAGTCAGCAAATTGCTCGTTTCAAGGCATTTTTGAAAAATATACCAGCTCAACTCGGAGAGAGGAGCTTGCCCACTTTGGCCAAAAATAAAATGTTCCGCTCAGTTTCACTTGTTGTGGTGCTGGTTTTTGGGATTATTGCGAATTTTTGGTATGTCTTCGCCATTACTTCTAACGTACAACAGGCTTTGGCAGCAGGTGAAACTCAGCCTGGAGCCACGCCAGGAAATCTTGCCATGGGATTTACTATATTTTTAAGTATTCTGTTTTATCTCGTTGTGATGACCTTCTTTGATTATAAAAAAAGTAATTTCTGTTGGTTGCTTATTCCAGTGGTGGGTGGTCCAGTCTTTGTTATTATTGCATTGACAAAAAACGTTCGTCCAAAATTTGAGCAAAAAATCAAACGTGGAAATCAGCAGATGATACGATAA
- a CDS encoding GNAT family N-acetyltransferase: protein MKISLRQVNRENYQALIDLKVSEEQQNFVAPNCRSLLQAAYEPELNLLAIYKDEAAVGLLLYDFDEKMGGWTLSRLMIDHSHQQQGIASQALAQFLAFFKKEYPKQDIYTSAELDNSVAQNLYEKFGFEKQETFSYENEGMTFHEVKMVKGGQND from the coding sequence ATGAAAATAAGCTTACGGCAAGTCAACAGAGAAAATTATCAGGCTTTGATAGATTTGAAGGTTTCAGAGGAGCAGCAAAACTTCGTTGCACCAAATTGTAGAAGTTTATTGCAGGCAGCCTATGAACCTGAGTTGAACTTGCTTGCAATTTATAAAGATGAAGCAGCCGTTGGATTGTTACTGTATGATTTTGATGAGAAGATGGGTGGCTGGACGTTGAGTCGATTGATGATTGACCATTCTCATCAACAGCAAGGGATTGCAAGTCAAGCTCTTGCGCAATTTTTAGCCTTTTTCAAAAAGGAATATCCAAAACAAGATATTTACACGAGTGCAGAATTAGACAATTCAGTTGCCCAAAATTTGTACGAAAAATTTGGATTTGAAAAACAAGAAACATTTTCATACGAAAATGAGGGGATGACTTTTCACGAAGTAAAAATGGTCAAAGGAGGACAAAATGACTGA
- a CDS encoding uroporphyrinogen-III synthase yields MKSVLRTHQQREQTKKILLTRKNSAADEKFFADRNFVSQILPLSVLVLRTLTAQDILDLNQSHWVIFTSQTPVKMILSLLTKPIKIACIGEHTASRIRQCGYEPDFVSSKANKEEFVAEWKSLYSEEVQIFYPMSDLAEPIVATNAVIKNVVCYENRANLSATSALEKLLSAGNLDAVYLTSPSGWARFYIVYKNFDFPLKLIAIGKTTQAAIAANGFVSILKDEL; encoded by the coding sequence GTGAAAAGTGTTTTACGCACACATCAGCAACGGGAGCAGACGAAGAAAATTTTACTGACGAGAAAAAATTCTGCTGCTGACGAAAAATTTTTTGCTGACAGAAATTTTGTAAGTCAAATTTTGCCTCTGTCAGTGCTTGTTTTGAGAACATTAACAGCACAGGATATACTGGATTTGAATCAGTCACATTGGGTTATTTTTACGAGTCAGACACCAGTAAAAATGATTCTATCACTACTTACAAAGCCAATAAAAATTGCTTGCATTGGCGAGCATACGGCAAGCCGAATTCGTCAGTGTGGTTATGAGCCTGATTTTGTTTCGTCAAAGGCAAATAAGGAAGAATTTGTTGCTGAATGGAAAAGTTTGTATTCTGAGGAGGTACAGATTTTTTATCCGATGTCAGACTTGGCAGAGCCGATAGTGGCGACAAATGCCGTCATTAAAAATGTGGTTTGTTATGAGAATCGGGCAAATCTGTCAGCTACTTCGGCACTTGAAAAACTTCTGTCAGCAGGAAATTTAGATGCGGTTTATCTGACAAGTCCATCAGGGTGGGCAAGATTTTATATTGTCTATAAAAATTTTGATTTCCCTTTGAAATTGATTGCAATTGGAAAAACAACACAAGCTGCAATTGCTGCAAACGGCTTTGTTTCTATACTGAAAGATGAGTTATGA
- a CDS encoding pseudouridine synthase, whose product MIVLFNKPYNVLTKFTDEDGRANLSDYIKIPNVYAAGRLDKDSEGLLLLTDDGKLNHQLTDPKSKSYKTYVVQVEGDFSDEAARKLRLGILLKDGKTLPAKVKKIVPPDWIWARTPPIRERKNIPTSWIEISIKEGKNRQVRRMTAAVGFPTLRLIRSSIGQYDLGSLKSGEYKIIK is encoded by the coding sequence ATGATTGTACTTTTTAATAAACCTTATAATGTATTGACAAAATTTACAGATGAGGATGGCCGTGCTAACCTTTCGGACTATATCAAAATTCCTAATGTTTATGCAGCGGGACGACTGGATAAAGACAGTGAGGGCTTACTTTTACTGACAGATGATGGTAAACTTAATCATCAGCTGACAGACCCCAAATCGAAGTCTTATAAGACTTATGTGGTACAGGTTGAGGGAGATTTTTCAGATGAAGCAGCTCGGAAATTGCGTCTAGGAATTTTGCTCAAAGATGGGAAAACGTTACCTGCAAAGGTTAAAAAAATTGTACCACCTGATTGGATATGGGCGCGAACACCTCCGATACGTGAGAGAAAAAATATTCCAACGAGTTGGATAGAGATTTCGATTAAGGAGGGGAAAAATCGACAGGTGCGTCGAATGACAGCAGCCGTTGGTTTTCCAACTTTGCGGTTGATTCGCAGCTCTATTGGTCAGTATGATTTGGGAAGCCTCAAATCTGGTGAGTATAAGATAATAAAATGA
- a CDS encoding TPM domain-containing protein: MVQKAQEVAQITKAGVFVVTTENDISAGDYARTYLADKVGSGNNGVVLVINMNLRKVYIWATGNMKYYLPSSRINATLDVVQPALSDNDNIGAVNGFFDKVEHYYQAGIPTSRKYTVNPETGVVTFHRSFQPLNILIAGIVALIVGGSFVWTIYRRYQMKGSHSIWRYDYGANGKLELNEQQDVLVNTFITTRRIPRPSSNSGGSSGGGSGGGRSF; encoded by the coding sequence ATTGTCCAAAAAGCTCAAGAAGTCGCGCAAATAACAAAAGCTGGTGTCTTTGTCGTCACGACAGAAAACGATATATCAGCAGGCGATTACGCAAGAACTTATTTGGCAGACAAAGTGGGTAGTGGCAATAATGGTGTCGTCCTCGTCATCAATATGAATCTGCGCAAAGTTTATATCTGGGCAACAGGAAATATGAAATATTATCTGCCAAGTTCTCGGATTAATGCCACGCTTGATGTCGTGCAACCTGCTTTATCAGATAACGATAACATTGGTGCAGTAAATGGCTTTTTTGACAAAGTCGAACATTATTATCAAGCTGGTATTCCTACTTCTCGCAAATACACGGTTAATCCTGAAACTGGTGTCGTCACTTTTCATCGAAGTTTTCAACCGCTCAATATTTTAATCGCAGGTATTGTTGCACTTATTGTTGGTGGCAGTTTTGTCTGGACGATTTATCGACGTTATCAAATGAAGGGCAGCCATTCAATTTGGCGCTATGATTATGGAGCAAATGGTAAACTTGAACTCAATGAACAACAAGATGTTCTCGTTAACACTTTCATCACAACACGGCGAATTCCTCGCCCCTCTTCAAACAGTGGCGGTAGTTCTGGTGGAGGTTCCGGCGGAGGTCGTAGTTTTTAA
- a CDS encoding TFIIB-type zinc ribbon-containing protein gives MSDNAVLTHKCPNCGGPLLFEPKNQKFHCEYCGSTFTEQEVTEFEAKQADAAITDNLSTTSVSADSNENDDKTDEVGIFLCPSCGAEIVTDATTASTWCYYCHNPVVLTSRLSGQFLPEKILPFQIERDDAEAKFLDWVGKKLFVPKEFFNKKQIQNLSGVYFPYWAVDADLSGEMSADATNLRVWIAGDIEYTEHSQYAIARSGDSNFRDLIKNALQKNLADKMVGSVQPFDMSAAIPFKNQYLSGFLTEKRDIEFTDMKENVEQEFRQYADRLMESTISGYSSISNVRSQQQIKKLDEDYVLLPIWLVTYRETGNDKLFYYAMNGQTGKVAGVLPIDKTKLWIWAIGLCMLILILGILVGYFIS, from the coding sequence ATGAGCGACAATGCTGTGCTTACGCACAAATGTCCCAATTGCGGTGGACCGCTCTTATTTGAACCTAAAAATCAAAAATTCCATTGTGAATATTGTGGTTCTACTTTTACTGAACAGGAAGTGACAGAGTTTGAAGCCAAGCAGGCTGATGCAGCTATTACTGACAACTTATCAACAACTTCTGTCAGTGCTGACAGCAATGAAAATGATGATAAAACCGACGAAGTCGGCATTTTTCTGTGTCCTTCTTGCGGTGCTGAAATCGTGACAGATGCAACAACAGCATCAACTTGGTGTTATTACTGTCATAATCCCGTCGTGCTTACTTCTAGACTTTCTGGTCAATTTTTGCCAGAGAAAATTTTGCCTTTTCAGATTGAACGAGATGATGCTGAAGCAAAATTTTTGGATTGGGTCGGTAAAAAATTGTTTGTCCCTAAAGAATTTTTTAATAAAAAACAAATTCAAAATCTTTCTGGTGTCTATTTTCCTTACTGGGCTGTGGATGCGGATTTGTCTGGCGAAATGTCTGCTGATGCGACTAATTTACGTGTTTGGATTGCTGGGGACATTGAATACACCGAGCACTCACAGTATGCTATCGCGCGTAGCGGAGACAGCAATTTCAGGGATTTAATCAAAAACGCTTTACAAAAAAATCTGGCTGATAAGATGGTTGGCTCAGTTCAACCTTTTGACATGAGTGCAGCAATTCCCTTCAAAAATCAGTACCTATCAGGTTTTCTGACAGAAAAACGAGATATTGAGTTCACTGACATGAAAGAAAATGTTGAACAAGAGTTTCGTCAGTATGCTGACAGACTTATGGAAAGCACGATTAGTGGTTACAGTTCTATCAGCAATGTCCGTAGTCAGCAGCAAATCAAAAAACTTGACGAAGATTATGTGCTTCTTCCTATTTGGCTTGTCACCTATCGTGAAACAGGCAATGATAAACTTTTTTACTATGCAATGAATGGACAAACAGGTAAAGTGGCTGGTGTCCTGCCCATTGACAAAACAAAACTTTGGATCTGGGCAATAGGACTATGTATGCTTATTTTAATTTTAGGAATTTTAGTGGGGTATTTCATTTCATGA
- a CDS encoding SPFH domain-containing protein has product MGIIKAATSSIGGALSDQWLEVIEPNEMSGQTVFTNGIKVRKDDKRGSNRKGTSDVITDGSVVHVYENMMMLLVDGGKIIDYTAEPGYYTVKNDTAPSMFNGDLRASVQESFFRFKFGGVTPQAQKVFFINLQEIKGIKFGTATPLQYFDNFYNAELFLRTHGTYSIKITDPLAFYTNAIPKNAERVEINDINEQYLAEFLTALNTSINQYSAQGERVSFLTSKSMELSKYMADALDEDWTKLRGMEIVSVAVASISYTDDSQKLINMRNQGAMLGDPSVREGYVQGAVARGLEAAGSNPSGAMNAFMGMNMGGQNLAGFSSTNQAQMAQQQTQKESAETWTCPECSTENTGKFCSNCGHGKPQPAASSDIKMACNECGAVVNLTNGVPKFCPECGKPFVARAL; this is encoded by the coding sequence ATGGGAATTATCAAAGCAGCAACAAGCAGTATTGGTGGAGCACTTTCTGACCAATGGCTCGAAGTGATTGAGCCAAATGAAATGTCTGGACAAACTGTTTTTACAAATGGCATTAAAGTTAGAAAAGATGATAAACGCGGTTCAAACCGCAAAGGAACAAGCGATGTGATAACGGACGGTTCGGTCGTGCACGTCTATGAAAATATGATGATGCTTCTTGTTGACGGTGGAAAAATTATTGACTATACTGCCGAACCTGGCTATTATACTGTCAAAAATGACACTGCACCAAGTATGTTTAATGGTGATTTGCGTGCCTCTGTTCAAGAAAGCTTCTTCCGTTTCAAGTTTGGTGGTGTCACTCCACAAGCTCAGAAAGTTTTCTTTATCAATTTACAAGAAATCAAAGGTATCAAGTTTGGCACAGCAACACCTTTGCAATACTTTGATAATTTTTACAATGCAGAATTGTTTTTGCGAACACATGGGACTTATTCTATCAAAATCACAGACCCATTGGCTTTTTATACAAATGCAATCCCTAAAAATGCTGAGCGCGTAGAAATTAATGATATTAACGAACAATACTTAGCTGAATTTTTGACTGCATTGAATACTTCAATCAATCAATATTCCGCGCAAGGAGAACGCGTTTCATTTTTGACTTCTAAGTCAATGGAATTGTCAAAATATATGGCTGACGCCTTAGATGAAGATTGGACAAAACTGCGTGGCATGGAAATCGTTTCTGTAGCCGTCGCCAGCATTTCTTATACAGATGATAGCCAAAAGCTTATCAATATGCGCAACCAAGGCGCAATGTTAGGCGATCCAAGTGTGCGTGAAGGTTATGTACAAGGTGCCGTAGCACGTGGTCTTGAAGCTGCTGGTAGCAATCCTTCTGGGGCAATGAATGCTTTCATGGGCATGAATATGGGTGGTCAAAACCTAGCTGGTTTCTCTAGTACAAATCAAGCACAAATGGCGCAACAACAAACACAAAAAGAATCTGCTGAAACTTGGACTTGTCCTGAATGTTCAACTGAGAACACTGGAAAATTCTGCTCCAACTGTGGACACGGTAAGCCTCAGCCTGCAGCTAGCTCTGATATCAAAATGGCTTGCAACGAATGTGGGGCTGTTGTCAATTTGACAAATGGTGTTCCTAAGTTCTGTCCTGAATGTGGGAAACCTTTTGTGGCAAGGGCTTTGTGA
- the hemC gene encoding hydroxymethylbilane synthase, with protein sequence MRNLKVGTRKSPLAMKQTELVVEMLKAKHPELEIEIVGISTLGDRDQKSKLSEIGGKGIFAKEVERELIDSEIDFAVHSLKDLPAILPEGLVLAAHPKRANPLDCVVYPEYSEKRISDGGLRLGTGSSRRIKQLELHFSEVETVPIRGKIETRLEKMLDEHLDGVVLACAGLERMGYLEHLLYEPLCPDSFVPAVGQGILGVECRMDDEEVFQLLKEISDLETEQMAIAERKFLELMNGNCDIPLGALAQKFDEEWVFNAFLAKDDNDAGRSVRFTGENPLSLAVQAYEELMK encoded by the coding sequence ATGAGAAATTTAAAAGTTGGAACGCGTAAGAGCCCGCTTGCTATGAAACAAACGGAACTGGTTGTTGAAATGCTTAAAGCCAAACATCCTGAACTTGAGATTGAAATTGTTGGAATTTCGACATTAGGGGATAGAGACCAAAAATCTAAACTTTCAGAAATTGGTGGAAAGGGAATTTTTGCAAAAGAGGTGGAGCGAGAATTGATTGATTCGGAGATTGATTTTGCAGTCCATTCTTTGAAAGATTTACCGGCAATTCTACCTGAAGGTCTGGTTTTGGCAGCTCACCCAAAGCGCGCAAATCCTTTGGACTGTGTGGTTTATCCTGAGTATTCTGAAAAAAGGATTTCGGATGGTGGTTTGCGATTGGGTACTGGTTCAAGCCGTCGGATTAAGCAACTTGAGCTTCATTTTAGTGAGGTGGAAACGGTTCCAATTCGTGGAAAAATCGAGACACGTTTAGAGAAAATGTTGGATGAACATTTGGATGGTGTTGTGCTGGCTTGTGCTGGTCTTGAGCGAATGGGTTATTTAGAGCATTTGTTGTATGAGCCGCTTTGTCCAGACAGTTTTGTTCCTGCAGTTGGGCAGGGAATTCTAGGGGTGGAATGTCGGATGGATGATGAGGAAGTCTTTCAGCTGTTGAAAGAGATTTCTGATCTTGAAACAGAACAGATGGCAATTGCGGAACGCAAGTTCTTAGAATTGATGAATGGAAACTGTGATATTCCGCTTGGAGCTTTGGCACAGAAATTTGATGAGGAATGGGTGTTTAATGCTTTTCTTGCCAAAGATGATAATGATGCAGGGCGTTCTGTTCGTTTTACAGGGGAAAATCCACTTTCGCTTGCTGTGCAGGCTTATGAGGAGCTGATGAAGTGA